The Bacteroidota bacterium genome window below encodes:
- a CDS encoding NrdH-redoxin has product MFADVNQVRDIHPQYQITSAPVLLEFEQAKFKNVVKGCNNSGQYKALFEDSIFFAKAKNEESPAKRVTVYSTPTCSWCNTLKTYLRQNKVYFSDIDVSRDQRAAEEMVRRSGQQGVPQTDINGEMIVGFNKARINELLGINN; this is encoded by the coding sequence ATGTTCGCTGATGTCAATCAGGTTCGTGATATTCATCCACAATATCAAATTACAAGTGCACCGGTTTTGCTTGAATTTGAGCAAGCTAAGTTTAAAAATGTGGTAAAGGGTTGCAATAACTCCGGTCAATATAAAGCCCTGTTCGAAGATTCCATTTTCTTTGCCAAAGCAAAAAACGAAGAAAGCCCGGCAAAAAGGGTGACTGTTTATTCAACCCCCACATGTAGCTGGTGCAATACGCTTAAAACGTATTTGCGACAAAATAAAGTTTATTTCTCGGATATTGATGTTTCTCGTGATCAAAGAGCTGCAGAAGAAATGGTTAGAAGAAGCGGGCAACAAGGAGTTCCTCAAACTGATATTAACGGCGAGATGATCGTGGGATTCAATAAAGCACGGATCAATGAATTATTGGGAATTAATAATTAA